The following is a genomic window from Planctomycetia bacterium.
CAGCTTGGGGGCATCGTGCTCCTGCAGAATCTCCCGCTGGGACTGGCCGGGACCATCGCCGGCGTGCCGATCGGGCTGGCCCTGCAATGGATCACGATGCACTATGCGACGGGCTACCTCGGCGAGATGGTCATCAGCGGCTGGGGCATGGCCCTGGCATGCGGCGGCGGCATCGGCACGACGCTTCTCGGCTCGGTCCTTCCGGCCGCGGGGGCGATTGGTGTCTCTCCGGTGGCAGCGGTCAGAACGATGGGCACCCGGCGATCGGCGCGGGGTCTGGCCATCGCCTTCGCGGCGGGCGTCGTCCTTCTGATGGGTCACGAACTGTCGCAGCGGAACTTGTCGACAAATGGCGGACAGGGCATCGAACTGCGGGCCATTGTCAGTCTCGTTCTGCTTTACGGCGGGTGCGCTCTGGCCGCGCCGCTGATCGTGGTCATCGTCGGCAAGGTCGCCGTTCGCATCGCCGCCGTTTGTCTTCGCGTGCAACCCCAACTGTTGAAGGAGGAAATCGACCATTCCCCGTATCGGTCGGCCGCCGTCTGCTGCGGGTTGGCCGTCGGTCTCTCGCTGATCGTCGGGCTGATCGTCTGGGGTCAGTCGGTGAAGGAGGGCTGGCGCTTTCCCAGCGAGTTTCCCGACGCGATGCTTTACAGCTATGCGCCGATGCCGCTTGAGCAACTGCGCGCGCTGAAAGATACGCCGGGTCTCAAGGACTTCACCGTCTGCGACGATTTTCCTTTCAGCCTGAGCAAGCCCAGCAAGATTCCGCTTTTCAAGTCGCTCTCGATGCTGGACCAATCTTCGCGGTTTCTTGCGGTCGAGCCGGATGAGGGGCTGGCGCTGGTCAAGCTTGCGTTTCTCGAAGGCGACGAGGCGGAGGCCCGCGAACTGCTCAAGCAGGGCGGGCATGTCCTTGTCACGCGTGAGTTCAGCCAGGCCAGGAATCTGCACCGCGGCGATGTCTTCGACATCTGGGTCGGGCAGAAGCATGCGTCGTTCAAGATCGCCGGTGTCGTTGGCTCGGCGGGCGTCGATATTGCCGTGAGTTTTTTCAACGCCACGGAGTTTTTCCAGTTCTACGCGGTCGGCGCGGTGTTCGGCTCGCTGGATGACGCCCGCAGGCTTTTCGGCCGCCGCACCGGGACGATGATGCTTTTCAATTTCGATGAGGCGCTCAGCGACGAGGCGCGGGTCGGCGATGTCTCCAAGGATTCGAAGCCGATTGGTCCGACGGCCGCGGCGCCCGGGGAGCGTCAGACGTTTGCGATGGGGCCGGGTCCGATTCCCGAGTCGGGTCCGCAGGAGGCGGTGGTCAATTCGATGCTCAAGCGGCTCGGCTATCCGCCCAAAGCCTTCGTGACGGCCCGTGAGTTGAAGACGCAGATCGACAGCAACATTAACCGGGTGACGCTGCTGTTGTCGGCGATTCCGGCGGTCGGGCTGCTGATCGCCGCACTCGGCGTGGCGAATCTGATGGCGGCCAACGTCGCCAGTCGGGCTCGACAGATTGCCGTTCTGCGGGCCATCGGCGTCACCCGGCGGCAGATGGCGCGGATCGTGATCGGCGAGGCCGTGGTGCTCGGTGTGATCGGAAGCGGCATAGGTGTGGCACTGGGTCTGCTGCTGGCCCGCACGAGCAATCATCTCACGTCGTCCCTTTCGGGGTTCGAGCCGGTCTTCGCGATTCATTGGAGCTTCGTCGGTCTCGGGGCGGCGACGGCGACTTTGCTGTGCGTGCTGGCGGCCCTTGTTCCGGCGATTCGCGCCAGCCGGGCGAGCGTTGTCTCGGTCCTGGCGGCGTCCTGAACCGGGGCCGGCGGTCGAAAAAGCCAAGGTGGAATAAGGGGCTGAAGGGGCCAGGGTAAATGCAAAGGCGGCGGTATTGATTTCGTCGGCGATTGGCGTTGATCGGGATTGGATATCCGGATTTTCTGGTACCGCTTGCTGACGCGCGCGGCTCGGATCGGGGGCGGCGAGCGAGCAAAATTGAAGGTGACATAAGGTGAGTCAGTCGATTTTTTTCGGTTGCAACTCTTGTGGCGGGCATGTGTTGGGGCGGTTCGCGTTTTGGGTGGTTTTGCGTGAAATCGCGCAAGGTGAAACAAGACTGGTATAGGGACAAACAGGCACGGAAAATCTCGGGGAAGTTCGCTTGTAAGTCTTTGAAAGACGGTTCGGGAAAGTGAAACAGAGGGGCCAGGGGGCTGAGGGATTTGGTTGTGCACGATGCGCTGCCTCTTTGTGTCGTGGTTAGATTGATCTCCAATTAGGAAATCTTGCTCCCCGTGCGCGCCGAATTCCGATCAGAGCAGCCTTACGTTTGCCTGGAGATGTTGAGAATGCTCAGTTAAGAAGGCCGCCCAGTGGGGGTCGAGAATCATGCGAACGGAGCATGGCGGAAGACGAGTCGCACACTGACCAGGCGTGCGTGCCGGCTGCGTGTCACGGCGGGCACGCGAAACTGCACATCTGATCTACAACACGTAGCCCATTCCACCTTCAACGTGTACCTGACGCCGAATAACTTGTTCGTCGGCCGGATGGACCAGGGGCTTGCCGCGGCGATTGAACACATTGCGTTCGGTTATGACGCCTCCGGGCTGCCGGAGACGCCGCGCGTCGATGGGAATGCGGTGGGGACATTTTCCTCGCTTCCGGACGCGGTGATTGAGGTGCGGCTGAAAGGCGATTTCACCGGGGACGGCCGCGTCACGGGGGCGGACAGCGGGGGTTTTTCGAGCGCCTTGTACGGCGAGGGGGACAACGTGCTTGAGGCGTACTGCGGGGACTTTTCCGGTGACAACCGGGTGACCGTTGAGGACGTGGATGCGTATTTTAAGGCGATGATTCAGTCGGCGAGTTGTCCGTAAGTGATGCAGGCGGTGGGTATGCCCACGGATTGGAATCCGAGGGCTTAGGGTGCTACGTGGAATGGCGATTTTCCTAAGAACTCAACGGTATCGGACGGGCGGTATGGAGATTGCGAGCGGTATAATCCTGTTGGGGGCGTCTCGTCGATGTGCGGCGAGCGAATCGGGGAGGATATCCGCATGTTGAAGCAAGCTGGTCTTGTGTCCTCTGTCGTTCTGATTGTCTTCGCCGGTCAAATGGCGCTGGCCGGTCCGGTGCTGGACATCGACCCGGACCTCATGGGCATCCCGCGCGGCGGGATTATTGTCGACCAGCAGCCAAATCTTGGGGGCGGATCTGGATCGGACACTTCGTTTGTCGAAGATGACGGGCTTCCCGAGGTGTGGCAACTGATCGCAGATAACATCGACCTGACATCAGATGCAACCGCGCGGCGACTCACGTGGTGGGGCTTTTATGGCGGAAACTTCTCGGGAAGCCGCGATCCGCCCGTCGGCCATGAGTACATGCGTGTCAGATTCTACGCGGCCCGACCCGGCGACGGCCTGCCCGACAGTTCATCGATTCTATTTGAAGAAACATTCCTGAATGCAACTCGAATAGCGACAGGGCGCGTGATCCCTGGCGGCTGGCAGGAGTTTAGGTATGACATTAATCTCTCAACTCCAGTCTCACTCCAATCGAACACGCGGTACTGGATCGAAATCTCTCAACAGGGCGACATTGATAGTCATTTTAGATGGGAGTCTGGGGCCGGGCTCCAGCCCGGATTCGCGTTCTTAAATTCGATCGTCCCCGACTGGCGATTCACCAACGGGAGTTATGCATTTCAGCTTTCCAGTGTCCCAGAGCCAAGCTCGCTTTGTCTACTTGTTGCTTCTGTTCTTCTCTTGAAGGGTCTGACACGGGGGAGAAAGAGGCGATGCCTATGACGGACGCGATTAGGCCGGAGATCGCCCGACAACTCGCCTAAGAACTCGGGAACTCATTTTCATCGTCGAGAGTATCAATTTGATTAGGAGATGAACCCATGTGCCATCTTCGCGCAGAGTCCGCGCGCTTCACCGCGATCGTTTTTTCTTCTTTCCTTATCGGCGTGTTCAATGTGTCACAACCATCCAGCGCTCAGTGCACCGACCCGGTCCCGAGCACGCCCATCGAGGGTCTCGTCGCCGCGCAGCCGGTCCTAGACTGGGGCTGGTGCGTGGCCATGCAAGATAGCGGGGACTTCACCATTGTCTGGATCGACGATTCACCGCCCGGGAAGTTAGGCGTCGTCC
Proteins encoded in this region:
- a CDS encoding FtsX-like permease family protein, whose amino-acid sequence is MPIWWQLATRAWRTRPGRTALTAVAVALGVAVVVWVTCCYESVRQSINRVVLEWVGAAHVIVEPVEGVWAVFSGDMEAEIAALPGVIHTTSRTREFVQAAAAHDEKATATKDPAARRIEVMGIVPEKEKIFRTYKLFAGRFIEPGDSDTIVVEKLLADEMALQLDDKMTLQAIVGDAAPRPFRVVGIIDRRRASVNQAPMVWTSLKSVQELVGLADRIKGIDIMVADPSVPSIRRTAAAVRAIIDRRNAARPGGAHVTEELNVKTTETQQKKLGAAQGLLQFTMLLLSCVVLLTAFFIILASMSMGVSERITELGLLRCIGVTRRQLGGIVLLQNLPLGLAGTIAGVPIGLALQWITMHYATGYLGEMVISGWGMALACGGGIGTTLLGSVLPAAGAIGVSPVAAVRTMGTRRSARGLAIAFAAGVVLLMGHELSQRNLSTNGGQGIELRAIVSLVLLYGGCALAAPLIVVIVGKVAVRIAAVCLRVQPQLLKEEIDHSPYRSAAVCCGLAVGLSLIVGLIVWGQSVKEGWRFPSEFPDAMLYSYAPMPLEQLRALKDTPGLKDFTVCDDFPFSLSKPSKIPLFKSLSMLDQSSRFLAVEPDEGLALVKLAFLEGDEAEARELLKQGGHVLVTREFSQARNLHRGDVFDIWVGQKHASFKIAGVVGSAGVDIAVSFFNATEFFQFYAVGAVFGSLDDARRLFGRRTGTMMLFNFDEALSDEARVGDVSKDSKPIGPTAAAPGERQTFAMGPGPIPESGPQEAVVNSMLKRLGYPPKAFVTARELKTQIDSNINRVTLLLSAIPAVGLLIAALGVANLMAANVASRARQIAVLRAIGVTRRQMARIVIGEAVVLGVIGSGIGVALGLLLARTSNHLTSSLSGFEPVFAIHWSFVGLGAATATLLCVLAALVPAIRASRASVVSVLAAS